In Streptomyces sp. DG2A-72, one genomic interval encodes:
- a CDS encoding response regulator transcription factor, whose protein sequence is MTSGTIRVLIADDQQMVRQGFTVLLNTQPDIDVIGQAVDGMDAVAKVAELAPDVVLMDIRMPELSGIEATRRIVGVTPHIKVLVLTTFDLDEYVYEALRAGASGFLLKDASADKLAEAVRVVAAGDALLAPGITRRLIAEFSRLGDKPRAPLKTRVGDLTERETEVLALIAQGLSNAEIAERLVVAEQTVKTHVGRILVKLGLRDRTQAAVFAYESGLVRPAGY, encoded by the coding sequence ATGACGAGCGGCACCATCCGCGTACTCATCGCCGACGACCAGCAGATGGTCCGGCAGGGCTTCACCGTGCTGCTCAACACCCAGCCCGACATCGATGTGATCGGCCAGGCGGTGGACGGCATGGACGCGGTCGCCAAGGTCGCCGAACTCGCACCGGACGTCGTCCTCATGGACATCCGCATGCCCGAACTCAGCGGGATCGAGGCCACCCGCCGCATCGTCGGCGTGACCCCGCACATCAAGGTGCTCGTGCTCACCACCTTCGACCTGGACGAGTATGTGTACGAGGCACTGCGTGCCGGCGCGTCCGGGTTCCTGCTGAAGGACGCCTCCGCCGACAAGCTCGCCGAGGCGGTCCGGGTGGTGGCGGCCGGTGACGCGCTGCTCGCGCCCGGTATCACCCGGCGGCTGATCGCCGAGTTCTCCCGTCTCGGCGACAAGCCGCGCGCCCCGCTCAAGACCCGCGTCGGCGACCTGACCGAGCGGGAGACGGAAGTGCTGGCGCTGATCGCGCAGGGCCTGTCGAACGCGGAGATCGCCGAGCGCCTGGTCGTCGCCGAGCAGACCGTGAAGACCCACGTGGGCCGCATCCTGGTGAAGCTGGGCCTGCGCGACCGCACGCAGGCGGCCGTGTTCGCGTACGAGTCGGGGCTGGTGAGGCCCGCGGGGTACTGA